A genomic stretch from Pelotomaculum schinkii includes:
- a CDS encoding DUF134 domain-containing protein has protein sequence MARPPKLRRVEFIPNIQHFVPLSIQTNTIGENVLLIEEIEAIRLKDLEKLEQEECAEKMEVSRQTFQRILNNAREKIADSIIKGKAIRIEGGNFTRNICPVRCLDCGKEWKESYENFEKVINGEYSCANCRSKKIICLHTNGQKFCRRNCWRRGRID, from the coding sequence TTGGCAAGACCGCCTAAATTGAGAAGGGTTGAATTCATTCCAAATATACAGCACTTTGTGCCTTTAAGCATACAAACAAATACTATCGGAGAAAACGTTTTACTGATTGAGGAAATTGAAGCTATACGTTTAAAGGATCTAGAAAAACTGGAGCAGGAAGAGTGTGCCGAAAAAATGGAAGTATCTAGGCAAACCTTCCAGCGGATCCTCAATAATGCAAGGGAAAAAATTGCCGACAGCATTATAAAAGGAAAAGCTATACGTATAGAAGGCGGGAATTTTACCCGCAATATTTGTCCGGTGCGGTGTCTTGATTGTGGTAAAGAGTGGAAGGAAAGCTATGAAAACTTTGAAAAAGTAATTAATGGCGAATACTCATGTGCGAATTGCCGATCAAAAAAAATAATCTGCCTGCATACCAATGGTCAAAAATTTTGCCGGCGCAATTGCTGGAGAAGGGGAAGGATTGATTAA
- a CDS encoding iron-sulfur cluster assembly scaffold protein: MYDEVYNDTVFDHFMNPRNAGVINDADGFGVCGDPGCGDFLTIYIKVANDTIADISFLVFGCAAAIATSSMTTELAKGKALEEAIKITEDDIIEALGGLPEHKQHCSNLGVKALRSAIENYYNKTIEKYQ, encoded by the coding sequence ATGTACGATGAGGTCTATAATGATACGGTATTTGACCATTTCATGAACCCTAGAAATGCTGGAGTGATAAACGATGCAGATGGATTTGGGGTTTGTGGTGATCCTGGTTGCGGTGATTTTTTGACCATATATATCAAAGTTGCAAACGACACCATCGCGGATATAAGCTTTCTTGTTTTCGGATGCGCTGCTGCAATAGCAACAAGCAGTATGACGACCGAACTGGCCAAAGGTAAGGCGTTAGAGGAAGCAATAAAAATAACTGAAGATGATATTATAGAGGCATTGGGCGGGCTGCCGGAGCATAAGCAGCATTGTTCAAACCTTGGGGTAAAAGCTTTAAGAAGCGCTATTGAGAATTACTATAATAAAACCATTGAGAAATACCAATAG
- a CDS encoding DUF4213 domain-containing protein, with protein MILERVYDSALSRLAGKKIKEVRIGLELMAVELDDGAIGVTYVLRKEIGHACAALPKAGSLLGMPACPFRNKMAIVT; from the coding sequence ATGATTTTAGAACGTGTTTATGATTCAGCCCTGTCAAGGCTTGCGGGGAAAAAAATAAAAGAGGTCAGGATAGGCCTGGAATTGATGGCTGTTGAACTGGATGACGGGGCAATTGGCGTTACCTATGTATTAAGAAAGGAAATAGGTCATGCCTGTGCAGCGCTTCCCAAGGCCGGAAGCCTTTTGGGAATGCCTGCCTGTCCTTTCAGGAACAAGATGGCAATCGTCACATAG